Genomic DNA from Corylus avellana chromosome ca4, CavTom2PMs-1.0:
GAGCATGATACTATTTTAGTAAGTATAACTACTTACTAAGACTGATACTATTTTATAAAGCTTTTGAAGTATGATTATTACATGAGCCTCAATATTTTATAAGTAACATGATTAtatgctttcaattatttttacatgtGTCGGTGAAATAAGTTGCGAAATGAAAGGAGATGATTATGAgaacaaaagaatgattttaaGAGACATGTTATTGCATATTGTTGAACATTGAGAATAAGAGATTAATTAAATATGAAGCAAGAACGTTTTTCTATGTTAATGGTGGGAGCCGAAAGAGCCTCTCAGGTTAAATAAGAAGCTTGTTGTCTTCCTAAAGTTGAATGTAAAATCATAGGGTGTTCTTATATTAAAGGTGGAAGCCGAAGGAGCCTTCCATGTTAAAATAAGAAGCCAGGTGCTAACCGAGGAGCCGTAGATGTCTCCTGATAGTCGTAAACGAAAGGTTCAAGTCCTTTAGAAAGCTGAAAAAGCCAAAGATTGCATTGCATACATTCAATAATGTGatttatatgttttgtgatttatttgttttacctctttatatttatatgcatattCATTTTATGAGATGCCAGTAAAATGCacatatgtataaatataaagTCGTACATAGTAAAGAAAATGTGTAAAGAAGATAAGtagattttattacaaaatagcTCTACAGTGCTTATCTTATCAGCTATGGATTATACAAAATGAATTTGTCTAGAAAACCTAATGTAGCTGTTATTAtaatcaccatgttagagatatTTGTGAAAAAGATGGCTCATATTGAAAATATCAGTAATTCTTATACTTATTGAGACCGTGTACTCATTAATCCGCCTATGTAAATGTGGTGTAATACCACAATTACACCACATTTACATAGATGCTGATGCAGATGTAGAAGAGGGTGAAGATGATCCATATGCCTGCCTAGGTTATTATGGATAAGGCTTTTTGGTGCCTTAGTTTGTTGTAGAATATCATGAAGATATCTATCTTTTGAAATGTATCTATAGTTAGACATGTTCTAGGTACTTTTGGTGTACAGTTACTTATGTGCTGTCTATGACACTTTTGACTAGTGTGTTTTCTTATCATGTAAAGTAGAATGTAAAAATCTGTTTAATATAGAAGTCTTATTATCAGCTCTGGTGTGTTCTGTAAGggttatataagaaaaaaataatttattccgCTGCTAGATTTATAATCTCTAATGATATTGAGGAAGAAATAGTAGTGCTTACTGGGAATTGGAGATTTCCACTTTCGCCTTTCATTAAGTAAAGTCGGGGCGCTacattatggtatcagagcagttgGCTCTGAGGGCCCTAGGAAATGGATTTTATTAGAGTTTAAATCTCTAGGATTTATATTGGAATCGATGCCACCTCATAGGCTATGATCAGTCTATGGGAAGAATAAGTTTAATAGGTCTAAGAGTTAAGTTGAACAGCCATTCCTAAAGGGTCTAGCAAAAGGTTTGGATTATGTTAGTCATTGGCCAACTAGAAGCATGGAAATAAAAATGACTGCCTGCGTAAAAGGGCTTGATACTTAGTGTCATTTTGAGGTATAGTCaggaaataatatttttgggGGACATAAATTGCTTAATTTTGATGCTTATTGCTTTTATAGATTTATGGaatgataagattgattaaattagataaGCACCTTATTGTTGCTCCATGAGTATATAGGAGAAATTTTCCCTACCTCTTTGATTTTCCATAGTGGGAGCAACTTTAGAATCAAGAGATTGAATATTGAGATTTTAATACatgtttgattaattttggagaattgagaaaaatatgttATTAAGGATTAATGATTGGAAAATAGTTTGGTGAATAAGATTTAAATCAAAGGTTTCCTAGTGCACCAAGAGCTTAAGATAAACAATTTTCCTATTATGGTTGAGGTACTAGTGAAAGCATAGAGAGGTAGGATTAaagatatttatttcattattttatatattgaggATTATAGACTTATAGTATCTATGCTTAAGCAAGAAACAAATCATGGTACCATAAAAGGATTCGTACCCAGATATAAATTGAGGAAATAGAAGTTTGGATAATTAGGTCGGTGGTGCATGAGCTCGAATATTAAGAGATAGAAAGAAATGGAATTACTATTTCACACGCTTTTGACTAAGTTGATTAAAATAGTATTGAGGACACGTAGTGAGCTCATGTGGAaagttttaatttaaatgtatagttaaatatttcaagtTATGCTGCTAGGAACTACAAAAGAAATGATCGTAGGACTTGTAAGAGTAGTGACGGAGCCACAGTATGGCTAGGGAATAAGAGATAGACAAATTTATATGAAGGGAGGTCACCTTTCATATGTATAAGTACAATTGAATGCCATTAAGGTTAAGTAAATATTAGATTTACTAGCTAAAATTTTGAGATAGAACTTTGCTGCAACTAAGGATTTGATTGCTAAGAGAGAATATTTAGCTTAAAGATCAATACAGAAGGATATATAGAAATTTAAGGCATAAAGAGATTATGAATAATCATCGTTAAGTTGTAAGTTAGAATAATAAGTTTCTTCATAAGGAGGGGAGTTCTATGACAACGTCATTTTAAGTCAACTAGTTCCATATGGATTAGAAAGCAATTTGGCAATCTGATGAGCAAAGTAGTGTTAAACGATCAATGTAGCATATTGTTTCCATGTGATTGAGAGATAGAAAATAAAGTAGTAAGACTCTCAGTTAATCCTTGGAAGATGATGATACTATGACCCATAGGGCACTTTGGAGATGAGTCTCTTAATATGTAATGATGGGAAAATATGTAATAGATGTATGGTGAATGGCTCGATACACAATATGAAGGTACTTGATTGTGATAGTGCTCGAGGAATTATAGTTGTCCAATGCATGACACATAAAAATTGGAGACCTTAAATTGTGATACGACAAGGTGATCTCTGATTGAGGTTAAGGATAAGATCATAGGATGACAAGAGTCACTAGAAAATTAATGATATTGTGATATGCAATATATTAGTTAGAGAACTGATTTGACTAAAGAGACTTAGTAGTTTGagttgaaattgagagaaatagAAGATGGGACGTGATTCTTTTAAAGGTCATATGCAGTATGATGATCCATGTGTAGATGGGATAGAGAACTGTAGATGATAAAGTAAGATTAGAATGGTTGAGTGTCGGAGTAGTgatataaaatataagaatGAATATTAGTGAGTAGAATATAAAAGCTTAAATATGGTTGTAATAGCAAGAGTGGTATGTTTGGCAAAAATAATCTTTAAGGTTTACTAAGGCAGTGCAATAGAAATGCGCACGATAAGTCAACAAAGTTTACATACAAATTTCGAGGATGAAATTCCAATAAGGAGGGGAGGATGTAACCTCCGAggaattaatttattaaagatGACTAAGAATGCTTTGGTATAAACTTTGGTCTTAAgttaaatcaaatatattaggaaaatatatttgatatctaattttatgttatagtttaatttGAGAAGTAGTTGGTTTGAACTAGGCTTTGATTCAcattattaataatttgttattcaAGATTTAATTAGacttcaaaagaaaatggattaattgaatgatatatatatatatatatatatataccacatcCACGTTTGCCActtagtaaaaataataatctaattaaatgagttataaCCTTAACTNNNNNNNNNNNNNNNNNNNNNNNNNNNNNNNNNNNNNNNNNNNNNNNNNNNNNNNNNNNNNNNNNNNNNNNNNNNNNNNNNNNNNNNNNNNNNNNNNNNNcttatggatctttgcgagtaagaaatttttaacaaacctaaccctaacgggctggggatgttacacttCCGATTCTGACCCCACTGCTTTTCCGCCATCTGGAGGTATTACGTTGTCACCTTCTTAGTTTTTCAGCCACTCGTTCCCATGTATTGCTTGCTTACGATGGTCCTTTCCACGCCCTCTGGAGCACATCATTTTAGCCCTGATCTAAAGACCAACATGCCTCATATTGAAATCGATGCCCTACCTTGGCCTTTGCTGTCCACTCAAGCAGAGAGTCAACAATGTGTGGTTTGAATTAGTAGAAGCTTCCACACAAATCTCAGCCTCTGGGAATAAATTGCACCAGTCATGGTTTGCAAAACCCCTGTCAAGCCGCTCCTTTATTAAAGTATTCCCCGACTGCCCAATGCTCCAAGTATACTTCGGGCCCCTAATCCCAAGGTCAAACAGTTCACAACTTTCCAGAGTTTGTTGGAAATTCCTCATTTGGCTACTATTTCTTCCTCCTCCACCCCACTTCTCCGACATAGTGGtaatttcattgaaatccccGATGCAAATCCATGGTAGCGGTTGAAGTCTAGCCAAAAACTTGAGTAATTCCCAAGCCTCATACCGTTTGGTAGTTTCCGAATGTCCGTAGAATCCGATGAACTTCCATTTAGCATCCATACTTTTCGTTTGACAAACACCATTAATGTGTCGGTAACTAAAAGTTTGAATATCAACCGAGACATCCTCACTCCAAAGAAGAGCCAATCCCCCGCTCTTTCCAATACTATCTACCACAAATAAATTGGGGAGACCCAACTTATAACAAATTCATTCAATCCTATCCTTTCGCAATTTGGTTTCCATCAAGAAAACCATTATGGGACACTTCTCTTTCAGCTCCTGGCAAAGATCGCAAACTGTCTGGTGGTTCCCAAGCCCCCAACAGTTTCAGCTTATAATcttcattgcggtcggcggggctaTTTAACAACCACCGccatactatttattttattccttgGACACTGATCTTTCGTCCCTTCTTCTCAAGTCCAACAGTTTTCCCCTCTCCGACGCATTCCTTCTTTTTACGTGGGCCTTGCTCCATTAGAGACATTGCTTCGCAACCTGGAACAAGTTCCTCTCTTGATTTCTGTTTCCAAGTCACATTCACGTCCCCTGCATTACCAACCTTTGCTGCATGCATTGTTTTTTCAACATCCGCCAGGCTTGGGCCTGAATAAGTCGGTTTAGTGTCTGGGTGTGAAGTTGGGCTCGAAAACAGCCCATCTAACCCCCAGCACTCATTCCACGTTGGTCTTTCAGAAACTTAGTTCTACTTCCCCCTCCACGTCACCAAACTTCAAGTGCACTTTTGACTTTCCTTTAGGAGTAGACTCATCTTGCTCTTCACCATTCGCAGAGcttctttccttattttcctCCCCCACGTATCTCTGTCCTTTACAATCATATCTTCCGTTACGCACCAAATTCCGTTACGCACTGAATTATCTCCACGGGATTTTTCCGTTTcgaaaagattttgttttgagtGGTTAGCACCTAAGCCTCCATGATCCTCTCCTCGATACCCGTTGTTTCCTTTTTGGTATTTCAGCCTTCTAGGGTTTGGACACCCTTCATCGACACCGTCACCCTTGTCCTGGTTATGATTGTCTTCGCCACCTTTCTCATAACTCTTCTTCTTGTTTAGGCAAGAATCTCCACATTCTCCTCCATTCACGCATTATTCCCATCATCGTCTATGCGCCTGCTATCACGGGCATTGAATGCCCCCGCTCCTCCAGCCACATCAACATCATCTTCTCCGACGTCAGCCGACTGTGAACCCGCTGTCCTCCGATCATCAATTCTTCTATTTTCCCATCCAGACCGCTCCTTCTGATCAGGCATATGTTGCCCTCTTCTTGACTGAAATCTCTCGAAACTTCTCTCTGTTTTTCGCGTCGAAGATGCTGCATGCAGCCCAGGCCCGTAGCGGGGGGTAGTTTCTTAATTCCCCATATCACTTTTATTCAAATAGCTAGTCTTCCCATGACAGATCACACCACAATGTAAACAAAATTTCGAGAGCCGTTCATACTGGAAAGTAGTCCACACTTGTTTTCCTTGGATATTCAGTTTGTGCCCACGCAGACGAGGTTTTTGTCAAATCCAAACGAATTTTCACTCTAGAGAATTCTCCCCAGCCTATTCCATTCTCATCCGTATCCACCACGTCCACCATACCAACAGTAGCTCCAATCTTCTGTCCAATTTCTTTACCCATACATGCCAGTGGTAGATTGATCATTCGAAACCAGAAAGCCGCCTTATCAAATGTGAAATCTGATGGATGTGCAAGGCTATCAAAGTCCTCTATCAGAAACAAACTACTTTCAAAGACCCAAGGCAGTTCACCCAACACACGTTCCTTATCCCGCTTGTCTGAgaattcaattaaaaacaaGTTCTCCCCCCTTAAAGTAAAGGTTAATTATCAGCAGGTTTCCACCATCGTATCAAGGTATTCCTAATGATTTCTTTACTCACCAAGTAAGCTATGATCAATTTTCCAACCACAAAAGCTTTCCCAAGCGTAGCCCCAGCTTCCAACTCCCTTGCTTGAATATCTACCTCCACACCATCTTTCTCTTCCGTCAACGAAAGGTTTCCCCATAGCTTAGTCAGATCCTCCGCCATGGAAAAAAGTTATCACAAGCATGAAGAAAAAACGATTACTTTCACAAACTCAAAAACCTGGAAAAACTTCTCCTTCTCCACTAGGGTTTGCTAGAGAGAAAACAGCCTTCAATCATGGTTTCTTCCCTCAAAGAGATAAtgcagtttttgttttatagctttagatttaaactaaattttaaaataacaagttgtcaacaaattttattacCGAAAATTTGAATGGTTTGtgaatcttttaaatttttgtaattatctaaaatttaattagtaaataaaatacttgaaaattataataacaaataaaattttattaactcATTCTTGGGCTTTTGATCCATTTTTACTAAGTTGTCTTAGGCCTAACCAATTGAGCCTGCACCTCTAACCCATCCTCAAGGCTAACATGTAAATCTATCATGGGCTTAAAGTAACACTCatggaaaagcgctagccacatgtacactattaccccaaaatgactaatcaatttagggtgcgtttgggagtgcgttttttaaaaaataatctgcgattttaaaccaaatcgcaattttagggtgtttgggattgcgattttaaaaacgcaaattttaaaatcgcaaaaaaatctgcgatttccataagctgattagagggtgcttatttgaaaaagtgcgaatttaaaacaaaatcacgatttctattaaaaagatatttggcgcaatagttaccttttttagaacggaaatgaaaaaaataccaagaatactcacctaaaatatattgaaacccttattttctctttttatttttttcttcatcctctctgtcttgttcatccttattggtaatttggtcatgaaaccgcaattatatgctaatgttatccaaacactcaattgataaaaaaagtattttttagtatgttttaccaaacgtctgtgcaattttaaaaagtagcgattttaaaaacacaatttttaaaaacgcaatttttaaaatcgcacttattgaaatcgcactcccaaacgggccctagaACACATAGTTTCTCATAATAACTAGGCAATATGGGACTAAcactcataactatctttataaactatcaactctatgtgggctacttctcatcttcctaatatgagACTGGAATGTTACAATATTAGTCATCCCCATTGGTCCCCTCCTCAGTCCTCCCAACCAACTAaagtcttacaaatttaatagtaaatttgcaAAAGTTGGGCAGGAGAAAGactaatgaaaaagaaaataatcatttatcaAATGCGTAATGCAACATGGGGCATGAGGGCAAGGAAATGTTCAATGAATTTAGGTCTCCCACTATTATGGGGCAGTGGGTTTCCTTTTATTAACTATAGCTTACAAGTTCTTGTGTGGGTACTCTATATGCTAATCATTATTCAAACCATTTGACACCAAGGTTTCATAGCTTATAAAATTGGATGCATAATCAAAATAAGGGCATGCGATGCCAGATAAGGGGATACAACACCAAAAATCCaaacagattttattattaatctttggaaaaatgttagggattttataaagaatctACTTACATGACTTTCAATTGCATTTCCTTTCATATTTGAATGCCAAGTTTTGTTTgatcatatgtcattgtttaagaatgtTACGTATTACAAATACCtcatttttatgagttatgcATGAATGTGATTATGAATGAAAGGAGCTGATCACAACGTTTCATGGTAGATTATACCATTATAGAAAAGCTTAcaagatcatatgaaatgttacatGTGCATTCATGTTCATAAATATTTAACCCCGAGGACGATTATAGTCATGATAAGTACTGCAtaggtagcatggcaagcataTCGAATGACGGTTACGAGAAAGTGTGTGCTATCGGCCAGGTGACCTTTACCTAAGGAAATTCCCAACCTAGTAACTCTCCCATGTGATGATAGtatgagcatataggtccttcggggCAAGCCAACGTGTACTGCTCATAGTAAAATTGTGGTGTTgagtcaaagggtaaaacaactattttgaaagaaaggtaaaaggaagtgcttactCATTTTATAACTAGCTCTTATTGCTTTAATtgtaatcattttattaattactGTTGTACATGACTGAGATTATGACATAAAAATTTGCATAGCATGTTCatagcatcttggtgttgtgactacttactgagttgttgaactcaccccttctccctatacatctttttcagaaTGCCCTATATATCGTAGTACTGAGGACAGGGGTATCGGTAGgcctcttagttgttaaagacCCGATCATCTAGCTCAATGGCTGGGACACTTAGGCTTCTTACTTTGTGGACTAGCAGGAGCAGTAACAGTAGAAGTGTCTGGGACTCCATTCTATAAAGTAGACCGCTTGGGACAAGCACAGACTAtaattttattgcttatgagattattgaatactagcacattatgtgtttgtgatttcaTAATGAGAGTTTATAATAATCTGGTGATGTTATGTTTATGTGATGATCATATAGTAggaaaattcttatttttattaagaatatgttacaattgttCCCAATCGCTCTACCTCCAGAACTTGGGGTGTTTCAATATGTAGACGAGTAGCAACTTTATATGCTTATTTTAATGGACTATTGTTGTAGTGATGTGTGGAAAATTGTGTATTTATGCCTTTTGTGGTGTATGTGAagagaaataaatgataaaaaaatttcgaaaacTTTGAAGGatattaagtctttatttttcaacaccaaTCGTTTATGCTTCTCATTcggtgattagttatcatgattttcttgtttagTTGTTCTTACTAATTAAGTGACTTCTTTTATATACTCCTTGTGTACATATAACGTTTTacgttttttttcttaatatttctattacttataacaaaaagaaaataaaaattcttacgAAGTAGAGAATTTATTCCATGATATTACAAATGACAAGACGAAGAGTAGGGAGGAGTAGGACGACCAAAAGTTATATTGGAGGACTCAAGTTTGAGTACAAATCCCCCCCTTGTTGATACCCAAACAACCCCCTCTCCAACACCCACTCTTCAATCATTCCCTGAGAATGCAATGCCTGGTCATTAGGCACAAGATGCCCTGCCCCTAAAACCACAACATTACTCAAACTCCCCCATTTCTGCACATATCCAGCAAGCTCTCCTTTCACCTTCCAAACCTTCCTCTCCGCCATTACAAACTCCTCAATCCCCTCCCATTTCATCGTCTTCACCCAAGCCTCCGTTGAAACCACCCCATCCCTCAAATCAAAATTCCCTTGATACAACAGCACCCTGCTCTGCTTCACCAGAGCCTCCACCATATATTTCACACTCTTCATCACATCGTCGTGCAGCGCATCCCCAACGACGTCGCTGCACTCCTCAAAAGCCACCGACTCGTTCGCCCCCAAGGCCCTCTTCACCTCCTCGTTTTGTAAAAGCTCGGTCACCATTTTTGTCTTGTATGGAGCTTTCCGAGTGAAGTCGTTTAATGTCGCCAACCCTGTCATGTTCTGCAACAAACGCAGGACCCTTGTTCTAGCTTTTGTTGCCTCGCTCCAATTCCTTGATTTTGTCAGCTCAATTGCCTTCCATTGCGCTTTCTCCAGCTCCCTCTTCTGCCTCTCATTGATCAAACCAGTAAAGTGAGCATTCACGGCATGAATACCCACCTGGGTCACCGGATCGGTCATCCCGTTCCCAATTGCAACGCCTGCTAAGTTGACCCGCTCGGACGCCGGCAAATCTGCATTCTTCCTGATAATATAGTACCCAATTGCCGGAACATACTTGCCTGCATAGCTCTCACCAGTGATGTATATCGGCCGGGACTTAAGCGATCGGTCCGATTCAATAAAGGAAGTGATCGCGGCGAAAAGATGCTTGGCAACAGAATGTTGATCTCTTGGGATTTCTTCTGGTGTGGAGGCAATGCTGAACCCGGTTCCAATCGGGTTATCGAGGAAAAGAAGGCCGAATATGCGGTTCCAAGAGCCTGGATTGGGTTCGAGAGCAAGTGGCTCGGATTTGGCCTTCTGGAAGTTGACACGCCAGGGGCCGAGCTCCAAGAAGTTACCGATCATGGAGGAGCAGCCAGGGCCGCCCTGGAGCCAGATAAGAAGAGGGGTTTGGGAGATCGGTGAAATGGGTTTCTGGGCTTCGTAGAAAGAGTAGAAAATGGAGGAGCCGGTGGTGGGGTTGATGGGGAGGTAGCCTGATTTGGTGGGGAGAGCTTCCCTTGAAAAAGGAGTGGTCGAAGTGGGCGATGATTGAGCTGGGATGTGgtggaagaaggagaagaagaagaagaggaggatggAGTAGGAGCCTGTTGACTCCATTACTGTGGAGAGCTGACTGGTGAGGAACCGAGACAAGTGGTTGGGAATATTTGTAGAGGTGTAATGCTACATATAAAGGAGTAATGGTCTGCTGAACACCAGCGTGCTTAAACAGTAAGCACGCCGGTGACGTATCACATGCCACGTTTGtcaagatttgaaaaaaaaaaaaaaaaatccaaaatccaaaatcctGCGTCAAAAACCCCCACCCCCGTCCATTTGatttccccccaaaattttCCCCAAAACCATTCTCTAGGGGTGTCAACTCGGTTCGGTTTCTCGGTTTTTGGTCAAAACCGAAACCGGAACTGtggtaccccggttctcggttttgggaaaccgaAACCAAGACCCCGGTTAGCCGGGGTCCTGGTTCCCGgtcggttccggttttacccggtccggtaaccgatttttttaaaaaattagtgtttggggcttattttaggtattgggcctaaaataagcccattatttttttcagaagttagctcatttaaaaagaagctattaatctttttgtctaaattaaatagactttattgtgattgttccaaataattaaaaaataaacctaaaaaagcctaaaaatcctaaaaaatcaatgtttttgcctatatgagccttagaaataaaaaatcaaaattttaaaataccctagaaatcattttaaattagatacataaagaaaacattaaaacaataaaaagtaaaaacaagtatgtaaacaaaccaacatgcacaagaaataaataccccttactacaacaattcaaaacacaaaaaaatataaaataaaacaagtatttaaataatctactaattgaaagaaatacactaacaataaaaatagtttacaaacatattacaaagataatatatatatatattatttaataaaataagacccggttccggttttcccaGTTTTTACCGGGTTCCAAAAACCGGGACCGAAACCGAGATcctggttcttttttttttttggcaaccggaaccggaaccggtccccggtttcccggttctGGTTTCAGTTtcccggttatttttgacacccctaccatTCTCCCTCCCATTCTCCCTCCAAACCAACCATTTCTCCCCCCGCCGGCACCGTCGCCGTCGCCGGCGCCGTCATCTCCTCTCCCCACCGTTACTGCCGCCGACGACCCCAAACCCTTTCTCCTGAGAATCACATTTCATTTCCCCCATTTTTCTCCCCAACCCATTTTCTCCCCCCACTGGCACCGTGAGTCTTCTCTCCCCACCGTCACTGCCGCCGACGAGCCCAAAACCACTCCCCACCGTGCGATGACCAGCTCTACCATGCCTGGGACCCTCACCGACCCGGCCCATTGGCACTGCCGTTAAGGTCAACAGCGCAGACTTCGATATCACCTTCAATTGCGCTAGGCAGCCTCCACCACGCCAAG
This window encodes:
- the LOC132178814 gene encoding serine carboxypeptidase-like 50, with amino-acid sequence MESTGSYSILLFFFFSFFHHIPAQSSPTSTTPFSREALPTKSGYLPINPTTGSSIFYSFYEAQKPISPISQTPLLIWLQGGPGCSSMIGNFLELGPWRVNFQKAKSEPLALEPNPGSWNRIFGLLFLDNPIGTGFSIASTPEEIPRDQHSVAKHLFAAITSFIESDRSLKSRPIYITGESYAGKYVPAIGYYIIRKNADLPASERVNLAGVAIGNGMTDPVTQVGIHAVNAHFTGLINERQKRELEKAQWKAIELTKSRNWSEATKARTRVLRLLQNMTGLATLNDFTRKAPYKTKMVTELLQNEEVKRALGANESVAFEECSDVVGDALHDDVMKSVKYMVEALVKQSRVLLYQGNFDLRDGVVSTEAWVKTMKWEGIEEFVMAERKVWKVKGELAGYVQKWGSLSNVVVLGAGHLVPNDQALHSQGMIEEWVLERGLFGYQQGGDLYSNLSPPI